Genomic DNA from Telopea speciosissima isolate NSW1024214 ecotype Mountain lineage chromosome 2, Tspe_v1, whole genome shotgun sequence:
CTGGAGCAGCGACGTAATGGGAGGACCATAAGATCACCCACACGTTATACACTTCTTACTGAAGAAGCTAAGACCATAGAAGAATTCTACATGGTTACCACTGAATCGGATAATGATCCGGATACATATAAACAAGCTCTTCAAGATGTAGATGCACCCAAATAGGAGGAAGCCATGTGCTTTAAAATTGACTCAATATATTCCAATAATGTCTGGACTCTGAAGGATCCACCAGAAGGCATAAAGCCCATTGGATGtaagtggatcttcaagaggaagagaggcgTAGATGGAAAGGTTGAGAGATTCAAGGCAAGACTAGTAGCAAAAGGTTATACTCAACAagaaggtatagactatgaggagactTTTTTGCCAGTAGctatgatgaaatccatcaggattttgttGGCATTAGCTGCACACTATAATTATGAAATCTGACaaatggatgtgcaaactgtaTTTCTAAATAGATTTCTtgatgaagaaatctacatgcaacagcTAGAGGGGTTCACTTCAAAAgttgaagagaacaaagtgtgcaagttgttgagatccatttatggactcaagcaagcttccaggagttggaacatccattttgatcaagtAGTCAAATCATTTGGCTTTGAACAGAACATTGATGAACCCTGCGTTTACAAAAAGTTCAGTGGAAGTGCGATTTGTTTTCTCGTATTGTATGCAGATGACATAGGGAACGATGTTGGGTTTCTTTCATCCGTAAAGGTGTGGTTGTCTACCACTTTTTTGATGAAGGACTTAGGTGAAgttagctatatccttgggatcaagcttaTTAGAGATCGTCAGAAAAGGACgctaggcttgtcacaatccACATACATAGAAAAGATACTGGCAAGGTTTAAcatgaaaaattccaaaaaaagaaatgtcCCTTTTCGCCATGGAATTTcactttccaaatctcaatgccccaagactctagaggacattgaagagatgaagagagttTCCTATGCCTCTGCAGTGGAAAGTCtgatgtacgctatgttgtgtacaaggccAGATATCTGCTATGCTGTAGGGATAGTGAGTCGGTTTCAATCCAATCTAGGAAAAGAGCATTTGACTGTGGTCAAGAATATTCTCAAGTATTTGAGAAAGACCAAAGATTATTTTCTAGTGTATGGGCGTGATGAGTTatcagtagttggatatacgGATTTAGATTTCataactgacaaggatgatagaaagtctacATCCAGTATGGTTTACCTTATGGGTGGTGGAGCGATTGTGTGGAGAAGCGCCaaacagaaatctacagccgattctactaccgaggTAGAGTACCTGGCAGCTGGTAatgcagccaaggaaggtgtctggctcaagaaatttcTTACCGACTTGGAGGTTGTTCCAGAGTTAGTCAAGAACCCCATACCTTTATTGTGTGATAACATAGGGGCGATTGCACAGTccaaggagcctagggctcataaGAGGAACAAACATGTGCAGCAGAAGTATCACCTAATTAGAGAGATAATCCAGCAAGGTGATGTAGCTGCTTCCAAAGTTGGCATTGCTGACAATGTGTCAGATGCGATGACGAAAGGATTAGCTCCtatagtgtttgaaaaacatattGAGAGCATGGGTGTAACTTTTGTTGGCAATTGAcattgatgtacaagtgggagattgttgaaattgtgtgtccatcaaatccgaattattaaattattgaatttaatttttacattttattattttatttgggcttataagaatgttTCATAGGTCTTTACCTAAAACTTGTCTGAACTAGGAATGGGATTGGACATCCTGTTTATATTATTTCCATATCGCATGTCACGAGAAATGAAGATTTCGGTGCAAGGATGTGGGTACACGTCGAGAACGTGTATAGATGATAATCTGGTAAGTATATCTTATGTACTGCTACTAGTTGTGTATGTGATATACTTACCCGCTACTCGATagccctttgacctgagagattccatttaTTACAGTGTGACATTACggattttggtaagccaatggttgatgtccaatTAGACTATAAACCGGTACACTAGATTCGTGATCCTGCATTGTAAGCAAAGGgtttctcaacatggaatccagtACCCGTTTACAGGGAAtatgtaggagagagaaagtttgTGATTGGTCAGActgaaatctggatccagtgtttattcaaaatgttttataaatttatttttaatatataaaattaatatataatatattgaattttatttcaaagttttatAGCCATCCGATcgcaatcacatattctctcgatCAACGTACATGATGATTTGAGGATTAGTAGCATAAAAGTACAtaccctataattcattatgggatattaggAAAGTGGAAGGGCTTATATgtaataaaagagtttattggacacatggcattatataggagaataaaatatttatggttaaatatctttttatattatgggaagagatattatgagaatatctcatgaaccATAGTTTAGAAAGATTGTATCCCTTTTAAGATTCTATGTCTTCACTTTAGTTGCAAATTGTAGTTgcaaaaaattagaagattcacaaaacaccaaaatgaaAGATTGAGCCAAGGCCGAGATGGAAGGGGATTACTTGAGATCCAAGGAtctctaaaattataaaagagggagagggaggagcctTCCCACGATTTTGGCAGTGCTCTCTCCtcctcccacgatttctctctctctcccttctcttgttgtGGTGTGTGTGAGACTTGAGTTAGAGAACTCAAGAGGCCTTGGTGATTTTGTGTTTTTCTATAAGGTTGCAATGAttgatcaagcttcaaagtgtagaacaatttttcaatctccaagtttgcacaagttagaagacctattatctataggaggagtttCACTTGCGACTCTCATGAATGTTATTTTAAAATTGTTTCTTTCCTACTCTTGATCATGAACTACAAGTATTGACCCGATCCAAATTCTGTTGCGCATCGGGTTTATTCCCAACATGAGCAACATATCAAAGGGCGGCAATGGCCATTCTCTATGACATGATACATAAAAAAGTGGAGGTGTATGTGGGTGACATGATTGTTAAGTCAATCACTCGATAGGGGCATTTTACGGCAttgagaaaattttttgaatGAATTAAAGAGTACAAGCTAAGGTTGACCCTCAAAAGTGCGTGTTCAGAGCAATAGCGGGAAAACTCTTAGGATTTCTCGTCAGcgagagagggatagaagtggatccCGACAAGATAAAGACCATAATAAAAATGGCaacaccaaaaatagaaaaagaaatctagggtttcttaGGACGAATTCAGTACATAAGTCGGTTCATAGCCCGGCTAATCATCAtatgtgaacctatcttcaagctcctaaagaaagaagaaccaaagcaATGGAATGATAAGTGTCAGGAGGCGTTCGAATGGATAAAAGAATAGTTGATGAATCCACCCATCCTTGTTCCGGCAGTATTGGGAGAACCACTGATATTGTACTTATCTGCCAGTGAAACATCAATGGGATCTATGATGGCGCAACAAGAATAGAAGAGTGAGGAATAACACGCGGTTTACTACTTAAGCAAAAAATTGTTGGAGTATGAAACTTGCTATACCCCATTGGAAAAGACATGcactggtttggtttgggcaaCCAAGAGGCTGAGACATTGCATGATCGCACATAAAATTCAgctcatctcaaggatggaccTGATTAAGTATCTCTTTGAGAAGCCAGCATTGACAggaaggatggccagatggTTGTTGATATTGTCAGAATTTGACACAACATATGTTAACCAGAAATCAATAAAAGGATGATCAATGTCAGACTATCTAGTTGCATAGTTGACCGGGTTGGATTCACAGCTGTTAGAAGACTcattcccagatgaagatttggtatatgtggaggaagaagactatGAAGACTGGTGGCAATTGTGCTTTGATGGTACAGCCAATCAGAGAGGATATAGGGCAGGAATATTGTTGATAACCCCAGATGATCTCTATCTGTCGTTTGTATTCAAGCTAGATTTTCCTTGCACCAACAACATTGCAGAGTATGAAGCATGTGCAATCGGTCTCAAGCCGTGGCATTAGAGATCAAGAAGCTGAGAGTCTATGGGGACTCGTTGATCATGAtttgtcaaactcaagggaagtGGAAGACAAAGAACGAAAAGCTGAAACCTTACCAAGAACATTTGGAGGACTTGGTCAAGAGCTTTgatgaaatcaccttcgaatATTTGCCGAGGGACAATAACAGATTTGCCGATGCCCTAGCTACTTTGGcttcaatggttgaatgcaCTCCAAATACTCAAGTTCGTCCATTCTTGGTCGATAGAAGGCATGGATCAGCATATGAAGAGTCAGTAAATGTTCTGACAACTGATGGGAAGTCATGGTCTGCACCCATCATTGACTTCATTAGAGAAAGGAAATATCCTCCGAATTCCACAGTCTATGAAGAGAAGAGGTTGCAAAAGCACGCCACGCAGTTTGTACTTCAAGGCTACCTACTATACAAAAGGTCCTCCAATGGTATACAACTACTATACGTAGATGAGGAACAACCCATAtcatcatggaagaaatccacCAGGGAATCTATGGGCCGCACATGAATGCCAAGATGCTCACCAAGAAAATCCTCAGAATGGGATATTATTAGACAACCATGGAACTTGACTGCGCGTCATTCATGCGGATATGTcacaaatgccagatatttgccaatatcATTCACATTCCTCCAACAGAGCTCCCTTCGTTAAATGCTCCTTAGCCATTTTCAACATGGGGCATTGATATAAATGGGAAAGTCACGTGAAAGGCATCCAATGGACATTAGTTCATCCTTGTGGGCattgactatttcaccaaatggatgGAGGCGCAGTCTTATGCTGTCTTGACAGCTGTGAAGTTAGCAAAG
This window encodes:
- the LOC122650642 gene encoding uncharacterized protein LOC122650642, producing the protein MCNRSQAVALEIKKLRVYGDSLIMICQTQGKWKTKNEKLKPYQEHLEDLVKSFDEITFEYLPRDNNRFADALATLASMVECTPNTQVRPFLVDRRHGSAYEESVNVLTTDGKSWSAPIIDFIRERKYPPNSTVYEEKRLQKHATQFVLQGYLLYKRSSNGIQLLYVDEEQPISSWKKSTRESMGRT